Genomic segment of Myxococcus stipitatus:
TACGAAGGAGGTCAGAGTGGTGGCAACGAGGGCACCACCGTGGCCGCAAGCGAAGAGGGCGTGCTTCATCAGGACCAGTGGGAGGACATCCTTCCCGGGATGTTTTCGTCGGACTATGAATCCGCCATCTCGAGCGACTCAGGGGGGGGCGATCATGACGGTGATGGAGACCAACACCGAGGCTCCCACCAATTCGAGGGCACCAACGCCCGGGCGCTCGACGGCTGCGCGAGTGGAGGCAACTGCTTCATGAAGTACCGCGCGAACCCCGACCCCGAGCGGGACTGGGGCCAGCCGCGCGTCTACAGCTACTACACGATGCAGTTGAGCGTGGGGAACGCCCAGCAGGCGCCATGGGAGCTCAACAACTCCAGGAGCGTGGAGTTCCAGCACGGCGCCCAGGGCTCCGGGAAGCTGACCGTGGCCGCGGGTGAGGGCATGAGCCTGTCCAAGGCCCTCGTCTACTACCACCGCTTCGGCTCGGGCGGCTGGAAGGAGCCACCCAACCTCTTCGCTCCCTTCTGGCGCGCGAAGCTGCATCCCTTCAAGCCGGGCGAGGCCGCCAGGGTGCTCCAAGAGGTAGGCAACTCCGACGCCGTCCCCATCGCCGAGACGGAGGTGCCGCTGTGAGCTCTCTTCCTCCCAGAAGCAGGAGACGCGCTGCCCGAGGTGCCGCCGCCGTGGAGACGGCGCTGTGCATGCTCGTCATCATCCCCGTCTTCATGTACGCCATCTTCCTCGACGACCTCTTGCGACACGCCCTGGACGCGCAGGAGACAGCGGTCTCCACCATCTGGGACTACACCGTCGCGGACTATGCGAAGACGCCGGAAGGAGAGTCCTTCGCGGGCTTCGGTCAAATCCAAGGCGTGGCCCGGTTGACGTACTGCGACCACGAGTCAGGTCTGGACAGCTACCAGACCGTGCCTCCCGAGTGCGACAACGACCAGAGCCACCACCAGGAGCTGGTGGCGCACGCCTGCTGGCTGAACCCGGGCGCGCAGCAGGTCCAGTGCACACTGAACCAGCAGGCCGTGGGCGCCTATGGCGTCACGCTGCACGCCGCGTACATGAACCAGTTCAACCGGGGCGGGCTCATCCGCTGCTCGGCACGCAACGGTGTGCAGAACTATCTGCTGCCCAAGACGCTCTTCTCCGAGTTCAGCCAGGTCGACCTGGCGAAGGAGACGAAGTCAGGCAATGTCCACACCAACGCCCAGGCGGAGCGAGACGTGGAGAAGGACACCTATCTGCTGCCCTGGGAGCGCATCGCCCTGGTGACGGACACATGGGCGCTGACCCGGGAGCAGAGCTTCGAGCCCGGCCAGTCGAACAATGACCCGGAGCGCGTCTATGCACGCGTGTCCCAGCTCTACACGAACGGAGAGAACCGGGGCTACACGGACATGAAGCCGGCCGCCGAGGCGCTCGTCTCCGCCGCCATCGAGGACAAGCTGCTCAGCGAGGACATGCGGTTGGATTCGCAGGGCCCCGGAGACGACCCGCGCAAGCTCAGCATGTCCATCAAGCCCCAGAACGGCGCGCCCACCCAGGACATCAAGCAGGGCGGCGACAGCGCCTCCTACTTCAACAACGAGTGGCAGGACTGGGACCAGGACAACAACAAGGCGACCTACGACGCGCGCGCCGAGTACTACATGGGCTGCTCGAGGCCCGGGTGCAAGAAATGACCAGGTCCCTTCGCCGCACCCGTGCGCGAGGCCAGTCGCTGGTGGAGTACGCCGTCATCACGGCCGCGCTCATGGGCTTCACCGTGATGGGCTGGCCGTTCCTGGTGCAGCTGCTCAACGCGCTCCAGAAGTACTTCGGCTCCATCTACTACGTCATCCAGTCCCCCATCCCCTGAGGGACGAGGGACCGGACGGCCACCGCCCTACGGCTGCACGGTGGTGATGAACTCCGCCTTGCCACCCGCGACCTTGAGGACGACGGCCTCCTTCACCGCGTCCCGATTCGCGTCCAGCGTGATGCGCCCGGCCACGCCCGGGAAGTCCTTGGTCGCCGCGATGGCGTCGCGCAGCGCCGGGCCGCTGGTGTCCGGGGCGCGCTTGAGCGCCTCCACCAGCACGCGCCCCGCGTCGTACGCCAGCGCCGCCACGCTGTCCGGCACGCCGCCGTAGTTCTGCTTGTACTTCGCGAGGAACGTCTGGAGCACCGGGTCCGGGTTCCCCGGTGAGTAGTGATTGGAGTAGTAGCTGCCCTCCAGCGCGGAGCCGCCCAGCTCGAACAGCTTGTCGGAATCCCAGCCATCACCGCCCAGCAGCGGCACCTTCAAGCCCACCTCACGCGCCTGCCGCGCGATGATGCCCACGTCCGTGTAGTAGCCCGGGACGAACATCGCCTCCGGCTTCACCTGCTTGATGGCCGTGAGCTGCGCGCGGAAGTCCGTGTCGCCCTTGGAGTAGCTCTCCGTCCTCAGGACCTCGCCGCCGAACTCCTTGAACTTCGCGGTGAACACATCCGCCAGGCCCATGGAGAAGGCGCTCTTGTTGTCCGTGAGCACCGCGACGCGCGACAGCTTCAGGTTCTCCCGCGCGAACTTCGCCATCACCAGGCCCTGGAACTCGTCGATGAAGCACACGCGGAAGATGTAGTCGCCCTTCTTCGTCACCTCGGCGCTCGTGGAGGTGGGCGTAATCATGGGCACTTTGCCCGCCTGCGCCTTCTCCGCCATGGCCATGGACACCGACGAGGCCGCCTCACCCAGGATGGCCACCACCTTGTCCTGGCTGATGAGCCGCGTCGCCGCCTGGGCGCCTTCCTCGGGGCGGCCCTGGCTGTCGTAGACCCGCAGCGCCAGCTTCTTGCCCCTCACGCCGCCCGCGGCGTTGGCCTCGTTGATCGCCATCTCGATGCCGTTGCGCGCGGAGACGCCGAACGTGGCCTCGCTGCCCGTGAGGCTGCCCACCTCGCCGATGAGAATCGTGTCCGCGTCCGTGGGCGCCACGGCCCCTGGCTGCGTGCCCTGGGGCGACTGTCCCGCCGTGCCCTCCTTGTTGCCTGGAGCCTGGGCGGCCTGCCCCGCGGGGGATGGCTCGGTGGGGTTGGGCGCGGCGGACTTCTTCTCACAGCCCGCCAGGGCCAGGGCCAGCGTGGCGAGGAGCATCAGTGGACGCATCGTCGGGTTCCCTCCGGAAGACGAGGAATCCCACCCTAGTCGCCTCCTCCCTGCCCTCCAACCAGGGGTCTTCCCGACGCCCCCCAAAATGCAATGTGGACTGAAACAGTCCAGATTACATATGACGCCCCACGAGGCTTGGAGGCCCCGAGGGAATGGACCCAGGAAGGAGAGAGCGTCCCGCATGCTCCGGATGAGCAAGATGACCGACTACGGCATCGTGCTGATGACCGAGCTGGCTCGCGCGGAGGGCGGCACCCGCACCACCCGCGAGCTGGCGGCGCGCACGCGCGTGCCCTTGCCCTCGGCCAGCAAGGTCCTCAAGGGCCTCCTGCAGGCGGGGCTCGTGGTGTCCCACCGGGGCGCCAATGGCGGCTACGGGCTGGCGCGTCCGCCCGCGTCGCTGTCCCTGGCGGAGCTGGTGGCCTCGCTGGAGGGCCCCGTCTCGCTCACCGAATGTGGTGAGCACACCACCGGCGGCGCGCCGTGTGAGCTGGAGTCCGTGTGCCAGGTGCGTGGCCACTGGCGGCTCATCAACCAGGCCATTCAAGAAGCGCTGGGGCGCCTGACGTTGGCGGACCTCATCGCGCCGGTGCCTCGCATGCCGGAGCGGCTGGTGGGACTGGGTGTCCCTTCGCGCTCCGCTGTAAGCACCGCCACCCCTTCGGCGTCTTCATCGTCATCAGGAGTTCGCTCATGACCACCGACACCCTCCAGGAGCTGACGCGGCGTCCGTACGCGGCTGGCTTCGTCTCCGCCGTGGAGGCGGACACCTTCCCGCCGGGGCTCGACGAGGACGTCATCCGCGCGCTGTCCGAGAAGAAGGGCGAGCCCGCCTTCCTCCTCGAGTGGCGCCTGAAGTCCTTCCGCCACTGGAAGACGCTGCGCGAGCCCACGTGGCAGGCGGTGACGTACCACCCCATCGACTACCAGGCCATCAGCTACTACTCGGCCCCGCGCTTCAAGCCGAAGAAGGACAGCCTGGATGAGGTGGACCCGGAGATCCTCCGCACCTACGAGAAGCTGGGCATCCCGCTCGAGGAGCAGAAGCGGCTGCAGAACGTCGCGGTGGACGCCGTGTTCGACTCGGTGTCGGTGGCCACGACGTTCAAGGACAAGCTGGCCAAGGCGGGCGTCATCTTCTGCTCCTTCTCCGAGGCGGTGCGTGAGCACCCGGAGCTGGTGAAGAAGTACCTGGGCTCGGTGGTGCCGCACTCGGACAACTTCTTCGCGGCGCTCAACTCGGCGGTCTTCAGCGACGGCTCGTTCGTCTACATCCCGAAGGGCGTGAGATGCCCCATGGAGCTGTCCACGTACTTCCGCATCAACGCCGCGGAGACGGGCCAGTTCGAGCGCACCCTCATCGTCGCGGACGAGGGCTCCTACGTGAGCTACCTGGAGGGCTGCACCGCCCCGCAGCGCGACACCAACCAGCTGCACGCCGCGGTGGTGGAGCTGGTGGCGCTGGACGGGGCCACCATCAAGTACTCCACGGTGCAGAACTGGTACCCCGGCGACGCGCAGGGCAAGGGCGGTATCTACAACTTCGTCACCAAGCGCGGCATCGCGCACAAGGGCGCGAAGATTTCGTGGACGCAGGTGGAGACGGGCTCGGCGATTACGTGGAAGTACCCGAGCGTCATCCTCAAGGGGGATGACTCGGTGGGCGAGTTCTACTCGGTGGCGCTCACCAACAACCTCCAGCAGGCGGACACGGGCACGAAGATGGTGCACCTGGGGAAGAACACCCGCAGCACCATCGTGTCCAAGGGCATCTCCGCGGGGCGTGGACAGAACACGTACCGGGGACTGGTGAAGGTGCTCAAGAGCGCGGAGAACGCGCGCAACTACACCCAATGCGACTCGCTGCTCCTCGGTGACAAGTGTGGCGCCCACACGGTGCCGTACATCGAGGTGAAGAACTCGACGGCGCAGGTGGAGCACGAGGCGTCCACGTCGAAGATTGGCGAGGACCAGCTCTTCTATTGCCGGCAGCGCGGCATCTCGCAGGAGGACGCGGTGTCGATGATTGTGAACGGCTTCTGCCGGCAGGTGTTCAAGGAACTGCCCATGGAGTTCGCGGTGGAAGCTCAGAAGCTGCTTGGAGTGAGTCTGGAAGGGAGCGTGGGGTAGGTATGGCTTTGCTGTCCGTTCGGAATCTGCACGCCCGCGTGGGCGACAAGGACATCCTCAAGGGCATCAACCTGGAGGTGGGCGCCGGAGAGGTGCACGCCATCATGGGGCCCAATGGCTCGGGGAAGAGCACGCTGGCGAGTGTGCTCGCGGGCCGTGACTCCTACGAGGTGACGCAGGGCGAGGTGCTGCTCGACGGCAAGCCGCTGCTGGAGCTGGCCCCGGAGGCCCGCGCGGCGGAGGGCGTGTTCCTGGCCTTCCAGTACCCGGTGGAGATTCCGGGCGTGGGCAACCTGCACTTCCTGCGCACGGCGCTCAACGCGCAGCGCCGGGTGAAGGGCTTGGAGGAGCTGGACGCGATGGACTTCCTCCAGCTCGCCAAGGAGAAGTCGAAGCTCGTGCAGCTGGACCAGGCCTTCATGAACCGCTCGGTCAACGAGGGCTTCTCCGGCGGCGAGAAGAAGCGCAACGAGGTGTTCCAGATGGCGGTGCTGGAGCCGCGTCTGGCCATCCTCGACGAGACGGACTCCGGTCTGGACATCGACGCGCTGCGCACGGTGGCGGGCGGTGTGAACGCGCTGCGCTCGCCCCAGCGCGCCATGGTGGTCATCACGCACTACCAGCGGCTCTTGGACTACATCGTGCCGGACCATGTGCATGTGATGGCGGCGGGGCGAATCATCCGCTCGGGTGGGCGGGAGCTGGCGCTGGAGCTGGAGGAGAAGGGCTACGGCTGGCTGGGGCTGGACGGAGCGCGGCGATGACGTCGGGCCTGACGCGCTACGTGGACGTGGCCACGCGCTTCCAGGCGCGGGAGGCGGCGGTGCCCGCGTGGCTGGCACGCATGCGAGAGGAGGGCCTGGCGCACTTCGCGCGGCTGGGGCTTCCGACGACACGTGACGAGGCATGGAAGTACACGAACGTCGCGCCCATCGCGGACGGGGCCTTCGCGCCCGTGTCCTCGGTGCGGGATGCGGCGGAGCTGAAGGCGGCGGTGGCTCGGCTGGCGCTGCCGGGGCCTCGGCTGGTGTTCGTGGACGGGCGGCTTGCTCCGGAGTTGTCGTCGGTGGAGGGGCTTGCTCGCGGCGTGTCGCTGAAGCCGCTGCGGGACGTGTGGGCGGAGGACGGGGCGTGGCTCGCCGGGGAGCTCGGTCAGCGGGCGCTCGTGGCGGAGCATGCGTTCACCGCGCTCAACGCGGCGCTGCTGGAGGACGGGGCGGTGCTGCGGCTGGCGCCGCGCGCGCTGAGCGAGGCGCCGGTGCAGCTCCTGTTCCTCACGCGGGGAGACGCGCCGGTGCTGGCGAGTCCTCGGGTCCTCGTCGTCGCGGGCGAGGGCAGCGAGGCGACGCTGGTGGAGACGTATGCCAGCGTGACGGGCGGCTCGGGGCCCACCTTCACCAACGCGGTGACGGAGGTGACGCTGGGCGACAACGCGAGCCTCAAGCACTACCGGGTCCAGTCGGAGGGGGACTCGGCGCTGCACGTCGGCGGGCTGCATGTGCGGCAGGGGCGCGACAGCCGCTTCGCCTCGCACACGTTCGCGCTGGGCGGGGCGCTGGCTCGCACCGAGGTCCATGTCGCGCTGATGGGCGAGGGCGCGGATGCCACGCTCAATGGCCTGTACGTGGGACGCGGGACGCAGCACCTGGACCAGCGGACGGCGCTGGACCACGCGGTGCCCAAATGCACCAGCCGCGAGCTGTACAAGGGCGTGCTCGATGACCGGGCGCGCGGCACGTTCCATGGGCTGGTGCGCGTGCGGCAGGACGCGCAGCACACGGACGCGCGGCAGCAGAACCGGAACCTCCTGTTGTCGGAGCACGCGCAGGCGGAGACGCGGCCGCAGCTCGAAATCTTCGCGGACGACGTGAAGTGCGCGCACGGCGCGGCGGTGGGGCGGCTGGATGCGCAGGCGCTGTTCTACCTGCGCTCGCGCGGCATTCCCCGGGCGGAGGCGGAGCGGCTGCTCACGTATGCCTTCGCGCGGGAGCTGGTGGAGGCCGTGCCGGAGGGGCCCGTGCGCGCGAGCGTGGAGGGACTGTTGGCCCCGAGGCTCCCGGGCGCGGCCCGGACGGAGGTGGCGGCATGAGTGCGTTCGACGTTCAGCGCGTCCGCGAGGACTTCCCGATTCTGCGGCAGGAGGTTCGCGGCCGGCCGCTGGTGTACCTGGACAGCGCGGCCACGGCGCAGAAGCCGCAGGCCGTCATCGACGCCATCGTCCGCTTCTACCAGCACGACAACGCCAACGTGCACCGCGGCGTCCACGTCCTCTCCGAGCGCGCCACGGAGGCCTACGAGGGCGCTCGCGAGACGGTGCGGGAGTTCATCAACGCGCGGGATGCCCGGGAGATTGTCTTCGTTCGCGGCACCACGGAGGCCATCAACCTGGTGGCGCAGACCTACGGCCGGAAGAACGTGGGCCCGGGCGATGAAGTGCTCATCACGCACATGGAGCACCACGCCAACATCGTCCCCTGGCGGATGCTGTGTGAGCAGACGGGCGCCACGCTGCGCGTGATTCCCGTGGATGACCGGGGCGAGCTGGTGCTGGACGCGGTGGACGCGCTGCTCACGGAGAAGACGCGCATCCTCGCGGTGACCCACGTGTCCAACGCGCTGGGC
This window contains:
- a CDS encoding SUF system Fe-S cluster assembly regulator, with protein sequence MLRMSKMTDYGIVLMTELARAEGGTRTTRELAARTRVPLPSASKVLKGLLQAGLVVSHRGANGGYGLARPPASLSLAELVASLEGPVSLTECGEHTTGGAPCELESVCQVRGHWRLINQAIQEALGRLTLADLIAPVPRMPERLVGLGVPSRSAVSTATPSASSSSSGVRS
- the sufC gene encoding Fe-S cluster assembly ATPase SufC, with translation MALLSVRNLHARVGDKDILKGINLEVGAGEVHAIMGPNGSGKSTLASVLAGRDSYEVTQGEVLLDGKPLLELAPEARAAEGVFLAFQYPVEIPGVGNLHFLRTALNAQRRVKGLEELDAMDFLQLAKEKSKLVQLDQAFMNRSVNEGFSGGEKKRNEVFQMAVLEPRLAILDETDSGLDIDALRTVAGGVNALRSPQRAMVVITHYQRLLDYIVPDHVHVMAAGRIIRSGGRELALELEEKGYGWLGLDGARR
- the sufD gene encoding Fe-S cluster assembly protein SufD; translation: MTSGLTRYVDVATRFQAREAAVPAWLARMREEGLAHFARLGLPTTRDEAWKYTNVAPIADGAFAPVSSVRDAAELKAAVARLALPGPRLVFVDGRLAPELSSVEGLARGVSLKPLRDVWAEDGAWLAGELGQRALVAEHAFTALNAALLEDGAVLRLAPRALSEAPVQLLFLTRGDAPVLASPRVLVVAGEGSEATLVETYASVTGGSGPTFTNAVTEVTLGDNASLKHYRVQSEGDSALHVGGLHVRQGRDSRFASHTFALGGALARTEVHVALMGEGADATLNGLYVGRGTQHLDQRTALDHAVPKCTSRELYKGVLDDRARGTFHGLVRVRQDAQHTDARQQNRNLLLSEHAQAETRPQLEIFADDVKCAHGAAVGRLDAQALFYLRSRGIPRAEAERLLTYAFARELVEAVPEGPVRASVEGLLAPRLPGAARTEVAA
- a CDS encoding ABC transporter substrate-binding protein produces the protein MRPLMLLATLALALAGCEKKSAAPNPTEPSPAGQAAQAPGNKEGTAGQSPQGTQPGAVAPTDADTILIGEVGSLTGSEATFGVSARNGIEMAINEANAAGGVRGKKLALRVYDSQGRPEEGAQAATRLISQDKVVAILGEAASSVSMAMAEKAQAGKVPMITPTSTSAEVTKKGDYIFRVCFIDEFQGLVMAKFARENLKLSRVAVLTDNKSAFSMGLADVFTAKFKEFGGEVLRTESYSKGDTDFRAQLTAIKQVKPEAMFVPGYYTDVGIIARQAREVGLKVPLLGGDGWDSDKLFELGGSALEGSYYSNHYSPGNPDPVLQTFLAKYKQNYGGVPDSVAALAYDAGRVLVEALKRAPDTSGPALRDAIAATKDFPGVAGRITLDANRDAVKEAVVLKVAGGKAEFITTVQP
- the sufB gene encoding Fe-S cluster assembly protein SufB; this translates as MTTDTLQELTRRPYAAGFVSAVEADTFPPGLDEDVIRALSEKKGEPAFLLEWRLKSFRHWKTLREPTWQAVTYHPIDYQAISYYSAPRFKPKKDSLDEVDPEILRTYEKLGIPLEEQKRLQNVAVDAVFDSVSVATTFKDKLAKAGVIFCSFSEAVREHPELVKKYLGSVVPHSDNFFAALNSAVFSDGSFVYIPKGVRCPMELSTYFRINAAETGQFERTLIVADEGSYVSYLEGCTAPQRDTNQLHAAVVELVALDGATIKYSTVQNWYPGDAQGKGGIYNFVTKRGIAHKGAKISWTQVETGSAITWKYPSVILKGDDSVGEFYSVALTNNLQQADTGTKMVHLGKNTRSTIVSKGISAGRGQNTYRGLVKVLKSAENARNYTQCDSLLLGDKCGAHTVPYIEVKNSTAQVEHEASTSKIGEDQLFYCRQRGISQEDAVSMIVNGFCRQVFKELPMEFAVEAQKLLGVSLEGSVG